The following are from one region of the Chryseobacterium shigense genome:
- a CDS encoding leucine-rich repeat domain-containing protein, which produces MKTKEELRLYFEDGDKPTQEHFWGWQDSYWHKNEKIEMNKITGLENGLPNPNHIYADTNEEGTASLESYLEKKVFIKPGTLNIPNDFAYNMSIAEVSIPDSVKSIGIGAFSRNLLKSVTISNNITDIGDSAFQSNRLSSVNISENMTEIKPATFGDNQLTSIDIPKNITHIGAGAFISNQLTSAHIPDTITQIEASTFQYNQLKSIEIPKSVTSIGDYAFQSNQLVSIDISGYVTSIGAGAFQNNKLGSVNIPDSIKTINQFVFADNLLSSVSIPENVTVIRDSAFRNNQLTSVNLPDNLTNIPRLVFADNHLEFIKIPENVNNIDYASFQNNRLTSVEIPDNVASIQSFAFQNNRLTSIKIPKSITAIKESVFADNLLTSVDIPENVQIIDYNAFRNNNLTSVNIPDTVYYINQFAFINNQLSNVTLSENTGYYQSSFDSNVEVTGGYMMG; this is translated from the coding sequence ATGAAAACAAAAGAAGAATTAAGGCTCTACTTCGAAGACGGAGATAAGCCTACGCAGGAGCATTTTTGGGGCTGGCAAGACTCTTACTGGCACAAAAATGAGAAAATAGAAATGAACAAAATTACAGGGTTAGAAAATGGCCTGCCCAACCCTAACCATATCTATGCCGATACAAATGAAGAAGGTACCGCCTCTTTAGAATCTTATTTAGAAAAGAAAGTTTTTATAAAGCCAGGCACTTTGAATATTCCTAACGATTTTGCTTACAACATGTCTATCGCGGAAGTATCCATTCCCGATAGCGTTAAAAGTATTGGAATAGGAGCCTTTTCCCGTAATTTACTGAAATCCGTAACCATCTCAAATAATATTACTGATATTGGAGATAGTGCTTTTCAAAGTAACAGGTTAAGCTCGGTAAATATCTCTGAAAATATGACGGAGATTAAGCCCGCGACTTTCGGTGATAATCAGCTGACCTCAATAGACATTCCTAAAAACATTACACATATTGGAGCGGGAGCTTTTATCAGCAACCAGCTCACCTCAGCACATATTCCTGATACGATTACCCAGATTGAAGCATCAACTTTTCAATATAATCAGTTAAAATCAATAGAAATTCCTAAAAGTGTTACCAGTATTGGAGACTACGCATTTCAAAGCAATCAATTAGTTTCAATAGATATTTCCGGCTATGTAACATCCATTGGAGCCGGTGCTTTCCAAAACAACAAACTGGGGTCTGTAAATATTCCTGATAGCATCAAAACTATTAACCAATTTGTTTTTGCAGATAATCTCCTTTCTTCGGTAAGCATTCCGGAAAATGTAACGGTCATCAGAGACAGTGCATTCAGGAACAACCAGTTAACATCAGTAAATCTTCCTGATAATCTGACAAACATTCCCCGTCTTGTTTTCGCAGATAATCATCTGGAATTCATAAAGATTCCTGAAAATGTAAACAATATTGACTATGCTTCTTTTCAGAATAACAGACTGACATCAGTAGAGATCCCGGACAATGTGGCAAGTATTCAGTCATTTGCATTTCAAAACAACAGGTTAACATCTATAAAAATTCCGAAAAGTATTACTGCTATTAAGGAATCTGTTTTTGCAGATAACCTTTTGACCTCTGTAGATATCCCTGAAAACGTACAAATCATTGATTATAACGCATTCAGAAACAACAACCTAACATCAGTAAACATTCCTGATACTGTTTATTATATTAATCAATTTGCCTTTATCAACAATCAGTTATCCAACGTCACTTTGAGTGAAAATACAGGATACTATCAATCCTCTTTTGATTCCAATGTTGAAGTAACCGGAGGATATATGATGGGCTAA
- a CDS encoding leucine-rich repeat domain-containing protein — protein sequence MKTKEELKLYFENGDKPTQENFGEWLDSYWHKSEKLGNSALDLITYQEFRYSPTDNTEITGNDSIIVFPEGIKIIGGFRFNLTLQNRVTKIQFPQSLEIIRANAFGAQYLRGTLTIPGSCKVIEAHAFNSTVADLSELVLENGIETIADGSFQLLGCKNLTDLYIPKSVKSVGQSAFYIPALKTVSAPDGLDLSNAGIPETATILRYVDL from the coding sequence ATGAAAACAAAAGAAGAATTAAAGCTTTATTTCGAAAACGGAGATAAGCCAACACAAGAAAATTTTGGGGAATGGCTGGACTCTTACTGGCATAAAAGTGAAAAACTTGGCAATAGTGCCCTGGATTTAATCACTTATCAGGAATTTAGATATTCTCCAACTGATAATACAGAAATTACCGGTAATGATTCTATTATAGTTTTCCCGGAAGGCATTAAGATTATCGGAGGCTTCAGGTTTAACTTAACCTTACAAAACCGTGTTACAAAAATTCAATTTCCTCAGTCTCTGGAGATAATCAGAGCCAATGCTTTTGGTGCCCAGTACCTGAGAGGAACTCTAACAATTCCGGGATCATGCAAAGTTATTGAAGCACATGCATTCAACAGTACTGTTGCAGATCTATCAGAGTTAGTATTAGAAAATGGTATAGAAACTATTGCAGATGGGTCATTCCAACTTCTTGGATGTAAAAATTTAACCGATCTGTATATTCCCAAATCAGTAAAATCGGTAGGACAAAGCGCATTCTATATTCCTGCACTTAAAACCGTATCCGCACCCGATGGATTAGATTTAAGTAATGCCGGTATTCCGGAAACAGCAACAATACTACGCTATGTAGATTTATAA
- a CDS encoding leucine-rich repeat domain-containing protein: MKTKEELKLLFENGDKPMQENFWEWLESYWHKDEKIPESSIENYEKIVPFFNGEGLLLSSAAVLTIPAGTKKILDSGFTFTGMSYQIIKVIFNEGLEEIGSSAFLGQNIKSIKTPSTLKIIKGQAFYDQRNNINGSDALEEIILNEGLTTIESQAFYCRGASYVEDLYIPSTVTTVGQNSFAIPSLKTVSAPAGLDLSIAGIPATATITYR; encoded by the coding sequence ATGAAAACAAAAGAAGAACTAAAACTCTTATTCGAAAACGGAGATAAGCCAATGCAGGAAAATTTCTGGGAATGGCTGGAATCTTATTGGCACAAGGATGAAAAAATTCCTGAAAGCTCTATTGAAAACTATGAGAAGATTGTCCCATTTTTTAATGGGGAAGGATTACTACTTAGCTCAGCAGCAGTACTTACTATTCCTGCAGGTACCAAAAAGATACTTGATTCAGGCTTCACGTTTACAGGAATGTCATATCAAATCATAAAAGTAATTTTTAATGAAGGACTTGAAGAAATAGGATCCAGTGCTTTTTTGGGACAAAATATCAAGAGTATCAAAACCCCCTCGACATTAAAAATCATTAAAGGACAAGCTTTTTATGATCAAAGAAATAACATTAATGGTTCGGATGCATTAGAAGAAATCATTCTTAATGAAGGTCTGACAACCATTGAGTCACAAGCATTTTACTGTCGTGGAGCATCCTATGTTGAAGATCTATACATTCCCAGTACAGTAACAACTGTGGGACAAAATTCATTTGCAATTCCGTCGCTAAAAACGGTTTCTGCTCCGGCAGGCCTAGACTTAAGTATTGCAGGAATTCCTGCTACAGCTACAATCACCTATAGATAA
- a CDS encoding patatin-like phospholipase family protein — protein sequence MKKTTILSLDGGGIRGIITCIILRYIEEQLQHHDNPGAKLGDYFDLVAGSSTGGLIASIILCPDEHRKAKYSIQKGLELYAEKGGDIFQVSFWEKLVNPFGLLNEKISQEALEKNLNDFFGTLELKEFIKPCLITSYDIENRRAKLFNSWEANLSTDNFYVKDICRATSAAPTYFSPVQIKSMYGQIFSLIDGGMFANNPALCAYAEARKIPFAEVLKNHQKANNPGVNDMIIVSIGTGIEAKPYSFKKLEKSGKIGWVNPIIDILMSANAETVDYQLCQMFQTLGLRNQKNYYRLNPSLKNASPAMDNVKRSNIENLIQAGLSYIDDNRETLNQIVQKLIKNKI from the coding sequence ATGAAAAAGACAACCATTCTTTCTTTGGACGGGGGCGGAATAAGAGGTATCATCACCTGCATTATTCTCCGCTACATAGAAGAGCAGCTTCAGCATCATGATAATCCGGGGGCAAAACTCGGTGATTATTTTGATCTGGTTGCGGGAAGCAGTACAGGCGGACTGATTGCTTCTATTATTCTGTGTCCCGATGAACACCGGAAAGCGAAATATTCTATCCAGAAAGGATTGGAATTATACGCTGAAAAAGGGGGAGACATCTTTCAGGTTTCTTTTTGGGAAAAACTGGTCAATCCGTTTGGCCTTCTTAATGAAAAAATTTCCCAGGAAGCTCTTGAAAAAAATTTGAATGACTTTTTTGGAACTTTAGAACTTAAAGAATTTATAAAACCATGTTTAATAACCAGTTATGACATAGAAAACAGAAGAGCAAAGCTTTTCAATTCCTGGGAAGCCAACCTCAGCACAGATAATTTTTATGTAAAAGATATCTGCAGGGCCACATCGGCAGCTCCTACTTATTTCAGTCCGGTACAGATCAAATCGATGTACGGGCAGATTTTCAGCCTGATTGATGGCGGTATGTTTGCCAACAATCCTGCTTTATGTGCTTACGCAGAAGCCAGAAAAATTCCTTTTGCGGAAGTATTGAAAAATCATCAGAAAGCTAATAATCCCGGCGTAAATGATATGATTATTGTATCTATCGGAACAGGTATTGAGGCGAAACCTTATTCATTTAAAAAACTTGAAAAATCCGGGAAAATAGGCTGGGTAAACCCGATTATTGATATACTGATGTCTGCCAATGCAGAAACTGTAGATTACCAGCTGTGCCAGATGTTTCAGACTTTGGGACTTCGAAACCAGAAAAACTATTACCGGCTGAATCCTTCATTGAAAAATGCTTCTCCCGCGATGGACAATGTAAAAAGATCCAATATTGAAAACCTGATCCAGGCAGGATTGAGCTATATTGATGACAACAGGGAAACCCTGAACCAGATTGTACAGAAACTGATCAAAAATAAAATATAA
- a CDS encoding M15 family metallopeptidase yields the protein MDKVTSERINKLHPSVRDEVKQIIKECDEALTGKAKVRITQGLRSFEEQEKLYAIGRITAGKKVTNAKAGQSIHNYGLAVDICLMVDGKTASWDTVKDWDNDKVADWYECVKIFAKHGWDWGGNWKTFKDLPHFEKKNIQTKKGLVKTSWRTFSKMPRDKQNYILF from the coding sequence ATGGATAAAGTAACGTCAGAAAGAATAAACAAGCTTCACCCTTCTGTAAGGGATGAAGTAAAACAAATTATCAAAGAATGCGATGAAGCCCTCACCGGAAAGGCTAAAGTAAGAATTACACAGGGCCTGAGATCTTTTGAAGAGCAGGAAAAATTATATGCCATAGGAAGAATCACTGCAGGAAAAAAAGTAACCAATGCCAAGGCCGGACAGAGCATCCACAATTACGGACTTGCTGTTGATATCTGCCTGATGGTCGATGGAAAAACTGCAAGCTGGGACACAGTAAAAGACTGGGATAATGATAAGGTAGCCGACTGGTACGAATGTGTGAAGATTTTCGCAAAACATGGCTGGGACTGGGGTGGAAACTGGAAAACCTTCAAGGACCTTCCCCACTTCGAAAAAAAGAACATTCAGACTAAAAAAGGGCTGGTAAAAACGAGCTGGAGAACATTTTCCAAAATGCCAAGAGACAAGCAGAATTATATTCTTTTTTAA
- a CDS encoding Na+/H+ antiporter, whose translation MHSNLPFFLAMIAAIVLLNMWATKLKIAYPILLVVFGLLVSLVPGLPVVKVDPDLIFFIFLPPLLFEASWAISFKEMKRWWRIIGSFAFLVVFFTALSVAVAANYFIPGFTIALGFLLGGIVSPPDAISTGAIMKFVKIPKTTSAILEGESLLNDASSLIIFRFALIAVGTGQFVWQEASLSFLWMVIGGAGIGLAVGWIFVQAHKRLPTDASSDIALTFIEPYLMYWIAEQLHSSGVLAVVSGGLYMSTRRLIFLNSASRIKGHSVWESVVFILNGIVFLLIGLELPEIVGGLRSEGIPLGTAVKYGVMVTVVLILARIISAYAAMLATLVFRPGVAPRASTRRRTLMMPLFLGWTGMRGVVSLAAALAIPVTLDNGIPFPNRNLILFITFVVILLTLLVQGLTLPYFINKGHAFQDFMNEEEEEQTRLKIKHELRQHIYHFLKTKHENELQGHSGIERMLQHWEEKNKVNDEGWMNEKNKVIFVEMLESQRQYLSELNKDISINEEVIRQHLYQIDLEEERLKMI comes from the coding sequence ATGCATAGTAATTTACCTTTTTTCCTGGCAATGATAGCTGCTATCGTTTTGCTGAATATGTGGGCGACCAAACTGAAAATCGCTTATCCCATTCTGTTGGTGGTATTTGGTTTGCTGGTAAGCCTTGTACCCGGACTTCCTGTTGTAAAGGTAGATCCGGATCTTATTTTCTTTATATTTTTACCGCCTTTACTTTTTGAAGCATCCTGGGCGATTTCCTTTAAAGAAATGAAAAGATGGTGGCGTATTATAGGCAGCTTTGCATTTTTGGTTGTCTTTTTTACAGCGCTTTCTGTTGCAGTGGCAGCCAATTATTTTATTCCCGGATTTACAATCGCACTTGGATTTTTACTTGGAGGAATTGTCTCTCCACCGGATGCTATAAGTACCGGAGCTATTATGAAATTTGTAAAGATCCCCAAAACCACTTCGGCCATTCTGGAAGGGGAAAGTTTACTGAATGATGCTTCATCGCTTATTATTTTCCGTTTTGCATTGATAGCGGTAGGAACCGGACAGTTTGTGTGGCAGGAAGCTTCACTGAGCTTTTTATGGATGGTTATAGGAGGGGCAGGAATAGGGCTGGCTGTCGGGTGGATTTTTGTTCAGGCACACAAAAGGCTGCCTACAGATGCTTCTTCGGATATTGCCTTAACATTTATAGAGCCTTACCTCATGTACTGGATTGCAGAACAGCTTCACAGTTCCGGTGTACTTGCCGTAGTATCCGGTGGTTTATATATGTCTACAAGACGCTTGATATTTTTGAACAGTGCCAGTAGAATAAAAGGGCACAGCGTATGGGAGAGTGTTGTATTCATATTAAACGGTATCGTTTTCTTACTCATAGGTCTTGAACTTCCTGAAATTGTCGGGGGGCTCCGTTCCGAAGGAATTCCTTTAGGTACGGCCGTTAAATACGGTGTTATGGTAACAGTTGTTCTTATTCTGGCCAGGATAATAAGTGCTTATGCTGCTATGCTGGCTACACTGGTTTTTAGGCCGGGTGTTGCTCCGCGGGCATCCACAAGAAGGAGAACTCTCATGATGCCTCTTTTTCTCGGATGGACAGGAATGCGGGGTGTAGTGTCTCTGGCTGCAGCTTTGGCTATCCCCGTTACACTTGACAACGGAATACCTTTTCCTAACAGGAACCTGATACTGTTCATCACCTTTGTTGTTATCCTGCTTACTTTACTGGTTCAGGGGCTTACGCTTCCTTATTTCATCAATAAAGGGCATGCATTTCAGGATTTTATGAATGAAGAAGAGGAAGAACAGACAAGGCTGAAAATAAAACACGAACTGAGACAGCATATTTATCATTTCCTGAAAACAAAACATGAAAACGAACTGCAGGGGCATTCCGGTATAGAAAGGATGCTGCAGCACTGGGAGGAAAAAAACAAGGTGAATGATGAAGGCTGG